The following are from one region of the Nicotiana tomentosiformis chromosome 7, ASM39032v3, whole genome shotgun sequence genome:
- the LOC104097807 gene encoding pectinesterase QRT1-like, with translation MNFRNVINIWSLIFFLFLADRRVILASTQRYITWDDIKVDSSSLDLTNERSRKSQGVIAVDQNGNGDSVTVQGAVDIVPIHNSQRVKIFIRPGTYREKVFIPASKPFISFIGDENQARKIIITGNSKASDKDKYGNVLGTYNTATVAVESDYFSATGITIENTVVALPQYNDMQAVALRLAGERAMLYKVRILGSQDTLLDESGSHYFYKCYIQGSVDFICGNARSLYQGCDLYSVAEDNIGISGAIAAHQRNSADEDSGFSFVDCKISGSGSILLGRAWGEYSRIIYSNCYFDALITPEGWFDWNQLSRHKHAVFGEYKCKGRGANRKGRVEWSKSLNKTQAQPFLNTKFIGGEQWLRL, from the exons ATGAACTTTAGAAACGTAATCAACATTTGGAGTTTGATTTTCTTCCTGTTTTTGGCAGATAGAAGAGTAATTTTGGCTAGTACTCAACGTTATATTACGTGGGATGATATTAAAGTGGATTCTAGTTCATTAGATTTGACAAATGAAAGATCGCGCAAGTCTCAGGGAGTGATCGCAGTTGATCAAAATGGTAATGGAGACTCTGTTACAGTTCAAGGTGCAGTTGACATAGTCCCTATCCATAATTCTCAAAGGGTTAAAATTTTCATTCGTCCCGGAACGTACAG AGAAAAGGTGTTTATTCCAGCTTCAAAGCCATTTATCTCATTCATTGGTGATGAGAACCAAGCTAGAAAAATCATTATTACTGGGAATAGCAAGGCCTCAGACAAGGACAAATATGGGAATGTGTTGGGCACTTACAATACAGCCACAGTCGCTGTAGAATCAGATTACTTTTCTGCAACTGGTATCACCATTGAG AACACTGTGGTTGCGTTGCCTCAATACAATGACATGCAAGCAGTGGCATTAAGATTAGCAGGAGAGAGAGCAATGTTGTACAAAGTTAGGATATTGGGATCACAGGACACACTTTTAGATGAGTCTGGTTCGCACTATTTTTACAAATGTTACATTCAAGGATCTGTTGATTTCATTTGTGGCAATGCTAGATCACTATATCAG GGTTGTGATCTTTATTCTGTAGCCGAAGACAACATAGGAATATCAGGAGCAATTGCAGCACACCAAAGAAACTCAGCTGATGAAGATAGTGGATTCTCATTTGTTGACTGTAAAATAAGTGGAAGTGGCAGTATCCTTTTAGGCAGAGCTTGGGGAGAATATTCACGGATTATATACTCAAATTGCTATTTTGATGCTCTTATAACTCCAGAGGGATGGTTTGATTGGAACCAATTATCTAGACACAA GCATGCAGTGTTTGGAGAGTACAAGTGCAAGGGCAGAGGAGCCAATAGAAAAGGTCGAGTGGAATGGTCTAAATCTTTAAATAAAACCCAAGCTCAGCCCTTCCTCAATACAAAATTCATTGGCGGAGAGCAATGGCTCAGACTCTAG